A stretch of Desulfobacter hydrogenophilus DNA encodes these proteins:
- a CDS encoding DUF3450 domain-containing protein, whose protein sequence is MPQKMSPFLSAGLAALLFFTPCAAIAAASVTGEIRTDISKTMDTEKHVQNMKTNWKDEARELADRLELLEKEAVDLENYLKKQNLRLTLEEKKYEENLRRDKETARVKSELSGFLDRVLVSLEAGIAADLPFLAQERAGRIASLKEMMVDPEESPAEKFRRVFEALQIEAEYGTTIEVTQETISLGGRDILVDVFRLGRVSLLCQSLDQKKSAVFDPAAAQWQPLPESQNRDIAQAIAMARLERSIELVKLPLGKILK, encoded by the coding sequence GTGCCCCAAAAAATGTCCCCATTCCTTTCAGCAGGACTGGCTGCCCTGCTCTTTTTCACGCCCTGCGCGGCAATTGCCGCAGCCTCCGTCACAGGAGAAATACGCACGGACATTTCCAAAACCATGGATACCGAAAAGCATGTCCAGAATATGAAAACCAACTGGAAGGATGAAGCAAGGGAGCTTGCCGACCGGCTGGAGCTTCTGGAAAAAGAAGCTGTCGACCTTGAAAACTATCTTAAAAAGCAAAACCTGCGCCTGACCCTTGAAGAGAAAAAATATGAGGAAAACCTGCGGCGGGACAAAGAGACCGCCCGGGTGAAAAGCGAGCTGTCCGGTTTTCTGGACCGGGTGCTGGTATCCCTTGAAGCCGGCATTGCGGCAGACCTGCCTTTCCTTGCCCAGGAACGGGCCGGCCGTATTGCCTCTTTAAAAGAAATGATGGTAGACCCGGAAGAATCGCCGGCAGAAAAATTCAGACGGGTATTTGAAGCCCTGCAAATTGAAGCCGAATACGGCACCACCATTGAAGTCACCCAGGAAACCATCAGTCTCGGCGGCAGGGATATCCTTGTGGATGTGTTCCGCCTGGGCCGGGTATCCCTGCTCTGCCAGTCTCTGGATCAGAAAAAAAGCGCTGTATTTGATCCGGCGGCAGCCCAATGGCAGCCACTGCCCGAAAGCCAAAATCGAGATATAGCCCAAGCCATTGCCATGGCCCGGCTGGAAAGAAGTATTGAACTGGTAAAACTGCCCCTTGGTAAAATTCTGAAATAA
- a CDS encoding CHC2 zinc finger domain-containing protein, producing the protein MKNRFSSRQLFELRNNIPVDVLIRDHLQILSKIRDGYFRFLCPLCNEFQTAVNPATNLARCFRCEKNFNTIDLVMKIKGYGFRDSVLFLKQINTVPQVQAAKLTALAAMVGRPMPGGQ; encoded by the coding sequence GTGAAAAACAGATTTTCATCCCGGCAATTATTTGAACTGAGAAACAATATCCCTGTAGATGTGTTGATCAGGGACCATTTACAGATTCTATCCAAGATTAGAGATGGTTATTTTCGTTTTCTATGCCCTTTGTGCAATGAATTTCAAACCGCTGTAAATCCAGCCACGAACCTGGCCAGGTGCTTCAGATGCGAAAAAAATTTTAATACCATTGACCTTGTCATGAAAATCAAGGGCTATGGATTTAGGGATAGTGTCTTGTTTTTGAAACAAATAAATACTGTACCCCAGGTTCAGGCCGCAAAATTGACGGCCCTTGCCGCTATGGTCGGCAGGCCTATGCCGGGAGGGCAGTGA
- a CDS encoding YbhB/YbcL family Raf kinase inhibitor-like protein encodes MGFAPSAMQLKSSAFNQDGLIPSRYTGEGEDVSPALSWTDAPDGTKAFAIICHDPDAPLVSPNGTYGFVHWVLYNIPGDVNSLEEGTAQFSSGKNDFGEVGYNGPMPPNGHGFHYYYFWVLALKEAVDLEQGLSLWDFLAKIEPQLIGMNRLVGRYKRD; translated from the coding sequence ATGGGTTTTGCACCATCAGCAATGCAGCTAAAAAGCAGTGCGTTTAATCAAGACGGTTTAATTCCATCAAGATATACCGGTGAAGGTGAAGATGTATCACCGGCATTGTCATGGACAGATGCCCCGGACGGTACAAAGGCATTTGCCATTATCTGCCATGACCCGGATGCACCGCTGGTTTCTCCAAATGGCACATATGGATTTGTTCACTGGGTTTTGTATAATATTCCAGGAGATGTCAACAGTTTGGAAGAAGGTACAGCACAATTTAGCAGCGGTAAAAACGATTTCGGTGAAGTCGGATACAATGGTCCCATGCCCCCCAACGGACATGGATTTCATTATTATTATTTCTGGGTGCTGGCATTAAAAGAAGCGGTTGACCTGGAGCAAGGATTGAGTTTGTGGGACTTTCTGGCGAAAATAGAACCCCAACTCATCGGGATGAACCGGCTGGTAGGGCGGTATAAACGAGATTAG
- a CDS encoding integrase has product MDDLTIDDRFHLLLHKKIMNKTGSTKRRSKKYYKDQYKKTGIIPAPLLLVEKGIMEGRKCSGRPRAIDEQTKRRFIEMVKASCDPSSQGFIFITRKARTIKNYHHWLEQELGRTISLPALRRCVKRENLKFYLEKEDKQDQVPVMHAFKSVPVFALIQVDGCKFQYLRIRDEHGNWQKPQVIEIFDTASRKMFILDFYFTESSLNSVDLFTRFLLSTPLPLQKIGIRPDQAKGFLNLKRPINAINLKHSTPQGFYLAPDFSKAYSPKDKAHLESSHRSLHNFEIRIIKAFEDRIVKTVTEYDFKRGRKEKITVTLLDISLQELRSSTMLSEYRNEHNHTQHYFTEDGVVSAWVPAQKFDDFLSNQADTLNFTPDQVQEYMKYGYRKIKATVSKTRTIRHDKRDYYVTRGADKFSKHKSTPVKISKYKDKLFIFEQGEDGILLGEAIAKKPFDRPPAPEPSPVPPDELDTIIALLEKHNMAVDRPVLVDVFHKGLTLARAEQVLDHNQSRYADYTKKINQPDDRKNQALFNAFMLDCQKSLNTNHVAIYASHGDIT; this is encoded by the coding sequence ATGGATGACCTGACTATTGATGACCGCTTTCATTTACTGCTGCACAAAAAAATCATGAATAAAACCGGATCTACCAAGAGACGGTCCAAAAAATATTACAAGGACCAGTACAAGAAAACCGGAATTATCCCGGCGCCCCTTTTACTGGTTGAAAAAGGAATTATGGAAGGCCGTAAGTGCAGCGGACGGCCCAGAGCAATAGATGAGCAAACCAAAAGACGGTTTATTGAGATGGTCAAGGCGTCATGCGACCCCTCATCCCAGGGATTCATTTTTATCACCCGGAAAGCCAGAACCATTAAAAATTATCATCACTGGCTTGAACAAGAGCTGGGCAGAACCATCAGTCTTCCGGCACTTCGGCGATGTGTCAAAAGGGAAAATCTCAAATTTTACCTGGAAAAAGAGGATAAGCAGGATCAGGTCCCGGTAATGCATGCCTTCAAGTCGGTGCCGGTATTTGCTTTGATCCAGGTTGACGGCTGTAAATTTCAATATTTAAGGATCAGAGATGAACACGGTAACTGGCAAAAACCACAGGTAATTGAAATATTTGATACCGCTTCCAGGAAAATGTTTATTCTGGACTTTTATTTTACCGAAAGCAGCCTGAACTCTGTGGATCTTTTTACCCGTTTTTTGTTGAGTACCCCTTTGCCTTTGCAAAAAATTGGTATCAGACCTGACCAGGCAAAAGGATTTTTAAATCTAAAACGCCCCATCAATGCCATTAACCTGAAGCATTCTACACCGCAAGGCTTCTATTTGGCACCGGATTTTTCAAAGGCGTATTCACCCAAAGATAAGGCACATCTAGAATCTTCACACCGGAGCCTGCACAATTTTGAAATACGTATTATCAAAGCCTTTGAGGACAGGATTGTGAAAACCGTTACCGAATATGACTTCAAGCGGGGAAGAAAGGAAAAAATTACTGTAACCCTTCTTGATATAAGCCTTCAGGAACTAAGGAGCAGCACTATGCTCAGCGAATATCGTAACGAACATAATCATACACAACATTATTTTACCGAAGACGGGGTGGTCAGTGCCTGGGTGCCGGCACAGAAATTTGATGATTTTTTATCAAACCAGGCAGATACCCTGAATTTTACCCCGGACCAGGTTCAGGAATATATGAAATACGGCTACAGGAAAATCAAAGCCACCGTATCCAAAACCAGGACCATCCGCCATGACAAGCGCGATTATTATGTGACCCGTGGTGCAGATAAGTTCAGCAAACATAAAAGCACACCGGTGAAAATATCCAAATACAAGGACAAGCTTTTTATTTTTGAGCAGGGTGAAGACGGTATACTGTTGGGCGAAGCCATTGCAAAAAAGCCGTTTGACAGACCGCCGGCACCAGAACCTTCGCCTGTGCCGCCTGATGAACTTGACACCATTATCGCTCTTTTAGAAAAGCACAATATGGCCGTTGACCGGCCTGTTTTAGTCGACGTTTTTCATAAGGGCCTCACCCTGGCCCGGGCGGAACAAGTGCTTGATCATAATCAATCAAGGTACGCGGATTACACAAAAAAGATAAACCAGCCGGATGACCGTAAAAATCAGGCCCTGTTCAATGCATTTATGCTTGATTGCCAAAAATCGTTAAATACGAACCATGTAGCCATTTATGCATCCCATGGAGACATAACATGA
- a CDS encoding DNA methylase — MERLLELETLIGRNQECFYKIGQALKEIRENRLYKQALFESFEAYTRARWDMGKAHAYRLIRAYEVIYNLSPIGDKLPANESQIRPLTQMDSIEQRRIWRAIINSGMELTARNIKKFIEDQKTAPVSKPDLTDRITHEYMAVVKAMLEQVRVAQHDHWQKTSRQAALLWHRVIYEKIVSKGADNG, encoded by the coding sequence ATGGAACGGCTGCTTGAGCTTGAAACCCTGATTGGTCGAAATCAAGAATGTTTTTACAAAATCGGCCAAGCCTTGAAAGAAATTCGTGAGAATCGTTTGTACAAGCAGGCTCTGTTTGAGTCATTTGAGGCATATACCAGGGCACGGTGGGATATGGGCAAAGCCCATGCTTACCGGCTGATTCGAGCCTATGAAGTAATTTACAACCTGTCTCCAATTGGAGACAAACTGCCGGCCAACGAATCCCAGATCCGCCCCCTTACTCAAATGGATTCCATAGAACAACGCCGTATCTGGAGGGCGATTATAAACAGTGGCATGGAACTGACCGCACGAAATATCAAAAAATTTATTGAGGACCAGAAAACGGCTCCGGTAAGTAAACCGGATCTGACAGATCGAATTACCCATGAATACATGGCTGTTGTAAAGGCAATGCTTGAACAGGTCCGTGTGGCTCAGCATGATCATTGGCAGAAGACCTCCCGCCAGGCAGCATTGTTGTGGCATCGGGTCATATACGAAAAGATTGTATCAAAGGGGGCAGATAATGGATGA
- a CDS encoding ATP-binding protein, whose amino-acid sequence MKEDFISDKRRVSYLAATYNRIYRGQSVLMEGDFGAGKTRFLKLLHPKKLHAVWVESLFNIHETLAAILKELNYEATATYRRTPQYLKMICNLSNCFIIIDEANDLDTRVWPYLKRIIDAGVPIVFAGLPNVRTYLSRNHPDILSRLKTLILYPIEVEDFIEKYKDIQQEAVEQIYMSVKGDMRKFKEICTDCRDRAKELNHQFVDINLALEFISDLPPQ is encoded by the coding sequence ATGAAAGAGGATTTTATCAGTGATAAACGAAGGGTCTCATACTTGGCTGCCACTTATAACCGGATCTACAGAGGCCAAAGCGTGCTCATGGAGGGTGATTTTGGTGCAGGAAAAACTCGGTTTTTAAAATTGCTGCATCCCAAAAAGCTCCATGCTGTATGGGTTGAGTCTCTGTTCAACATACATGAAACCCTGGCCGCGATACTTAAGGAATTAAATTATGAGGCCACCGCCACCTACCGCCGAACTCCCCAGTACCTGAAAATGATCTGTAATCTCTCCAATTGTTTTATCATTATAGATGAGGCCAATGACTTGGACACCCGGGTTTGGCCATATCTTAAACGGATTATTGATGCCGGGGTTCCCATCGTATTTGCAGGACTTCCGAATGTGAGAACTTATTTGAGCCGGAACCATCCTGATATACTCAGCCGGTTGAAAACCCTGATTTTGTATCCCATAGAGGTCGAGGACTTCATTGAAAAATACAAAGATATCCAGCAGGAAGCCGTTGAACAGATTTATATGTCCGTTAAGGGCGATATGCGCAAATTTAAAGAAATCTGTACAGACTGCCGGGACAGGGCAAAGGAGTTAAACCACCAATTTGTTGATATTAATCTTGCCCTGGAATTTATATCAGATCTCCCTCCTCAATAA
- a CDS encoding MotA/TolQ/ExbB proton channel family protein, with protein MKKRIIISILAWVCIGLIAGSGHARDMRQAAVEAKKQLHQAKQNLKSVTADIQKDKATLTREIKSLSDRVAILNTSIKEKTDRITYFTLENQKLAEKAAQGQAELDELSGAVRVAAGNLKSLLTASVYTARDNGRLDKLTPMLDTNRFPGLDDMGAIADLFMEEMTLTAGIDLETMAFVSDTGEQVKGEVLTLGGFTSAYRAGKKTGFLNYSPETGRLYALSALPKRSIQKSLSTYMNGNSDSVYIDISRGGALRQITHRQTLKDQIEKGGMLVWPILALGVFAVFIGIERSLFLSRVHSNTDKVMGKVNQLAAQGAWEECDQMVEAKKIPVHNVLKSGLNARQECRETVESVLQESILKELPRLERFLPMLNIMGAIAPLLGLLGTVTGMISTFHVITLYGTGDPRMMSGGISTALVTTMLGLGVAIPIMLLYTFLTRQVDHVIGDMEEKAVTLTNIIFREACTCECAE; from the coding sequence ATGAAAAAACGAATCATAATTTCCATTCTCGCCTGGGTTTGTATAGGCCTTATTGCCGGGTCCGGCCATGCCCGGGATATGCGCCAGGCGGCCGTGGAAGCAAAAAAGCAGCTGCATCAAGCAAAACAGAACCTTAAATCCGTTACGGCGGATATCCAGAAGGACAAGGCCACCCTGACCCGGGAAATAAAGAGCCTATCCGACCGGGTAGCAATCCTCAACACCAGCATAAAAGAGAAAACCGACCGCATCACCTATTTTACCCTGGAAAATCAAAAACTGGCAGAAAAGGCCGCCCAGGGCCAAGCGGAACTGGATGAACTTTCCGGTGCCGTGCGGGTGGCCGCAGGCAACCTCAAATCACTGCTCACAGCATCTGTTTACACGGCCAGGGATAATGGCCGACTGGATAAACTTACCCCCATGCTTGACACCAACCGGTTTCCGGGCCTGGACGACATGGGGGCCATAGCCGATCTTTTTATGGAAGAGATGACCCTGACCGCAGGCATCGATTTGGAAACCATGGCATTTGTTTCCGACACCGGCGAACAGGTAAAAGGCGAAGTTCTTACCCTTGGCGGTTTCACCAGTGCATACCGCGCAGGGAAAAAAACCGGATTTTTAAATTACTCCCCGGAAACCGGCCGACTTTACGCCTTATCCGCACTACCCAAAAGAAGCATACAAAAAAGCCTGTCAACATACATGAACGGGAACTCAGACAGTGTTTACATCGATATTTCCCGGGGCGGTGCCCTGCGCCAGATCACCCACCGGCAGACCCTTAAAGACCAAATCGAAAAGGGAGGCATGCTGGTCTGGCCCATCCTGGCCCTGGGAGTGTTTGCCGTATTCATCGGCATTGAGCGGAGTCTATTCCTGAGCAGGGTTCATTCCAATACGGATAAAGTGATGGGAAAGGTCAACCAATTGGCGGCCCAGGGGGCCTGGGAGGAGTGCGATCAAATGGTTGAAGCTAAAAAAATCCCGGTGCACAATGTACTCAAATCGGGACTCAATGCCAGGCAGGAATGTCGGGAAACCGTTGAAAGCGTTCTCCAGGAGTCCATTCTCAAAGAACTGCCAAGGCTTGAGCGATTTTTGCCCATGCTCAACATCATGGGCGCCATTGCCCCGCTGCTGGGCCTGCTGGGCACGGTCACCGGCATGATCTCCACCTTCCATGTCATCACCCTATACGGCACCGGCGATCCCAGGATGATGTCAGGGGGGATCTCCACGGCCCTGGTCACCACCATGCTGGGCCTAGGCGTGGCCATCCCCATCATGCTGCTGTATACCTTCCTTACCCGCCAGGTGGACCACGTCATCGGCGATATGGAAGAAAAAGCCGTGACCCTGACCAATATTATTTTCAGGGAGGCCTGTACCTGTGAATGCGCTGAGTAA
- a CDS encoding DUF2201 family putative metallopeptidase, with the protein MRLKFKEDTNCATAWTDGKTFGYNPNYINILPREKLVGLTAHTVMHPACAHHLRRGDRNADTWNSACDYAINPILLEAGLILPDGFLYDPILEGKSAEQVYTQLTQGDADESHEEKKSDESQTTPSPAESHEQNQEDQKEDWNQIETAKPSEPDTPEPDNPDHGPAGEVRDGDTAPSPGGTEETETDWEQALVQAAATARIMGQLPKGVDIFIKERFSPSLPWTDLLARFIQQSARSDYTWSQPNRRYIHQDIYFPALVSDQLPEMAVAVDTSGSIRPEELERFSAELSAILSMNPARVHILFNDLTVSRYETVCPWDLPFDFTPKGGGGTDFRPVFQFIDENQITPFCLIFFSDMECRLFPAQAPDYPVLWIRTGQGDDPAPFGDMINLISEK; encoded by the coding sequence CTGCGCCTGAAATTTAAAGAAGATACAAACTGCGCCACAGCCTGGACCGACGGTAAAACTTTTGGCTACAACCCCAATTATATAAATATTCTCCCCCGGGAAAAACTGGTGGGACTGACGGCCCATACCGTGATGCATCCGGCCTGCGCACATCACCTGCGCCGGGGAGACCGGAATGCAGACACCTGGAACAGTGCCTGTGACTACGCCATCAACCCGATTCTCCTCGAAGCCGGCCTCATCCTGCCGGACGGGTTTCTCTATGACCCAATTCTTGAGGGCAAATCCGCCGAGCAGGTTTACACGCAACTGACACAGGGAGATGCCGACGAAAGCCACGAGGAAAAAAAATCTGACGAAAGCCAAACCACCCCGTCCCCGGCGGAAAGCCATGAGCAAAACCAGGAAGATCAAAAAGAAGACTGGAATCAAATAGAAACCGCAAAGCCATCCGAACCGGACACCCCTGAACCGGATAACCCGGATCACGGCCCTGCCGGAGAGGTCCGTGATGGAGACACAGCCCCGTCCCCGGGCGGCACAGAAGAAACTGAAACCGACTGGGAACAGGCCCTGGTCCAGGCCGCTGCCACCGCCCGGATCATGGGTCAATTGCCCAAAGGGGTGGATATCTTTATCAAAGAACGGTTCAGTCCGTCTTTACCCTGGACCGACCTTCTGGCCCGGTTCATTCAGCAGTCCGCCCGCAGTGATTACACTTGGTCCCAGCCCAACCGCCGGTACATCCACCAGGATATTTACTTCCCGGCCCTGGTCTCGGACCAGTTGCCGGAAATGGCCGTTGCAGTGGATACGTCAGGAAGTATCCGGCCCGAAGAACTGGAACGTTTCAGTGCGGAGCTTTCGGCCATTCTTTCCATGAATCCTGCCAGAGTCCATATCCTGTTCAACGATCTTACCGTCAGCCGTTACGAAACGGTTTGCCCCTGGGACCTGCCCTTTGACTTCACTCCGAAAGGGGGCGGCGGTACCGATTTCAGGCCGGTATTCCAATTTATTGATGAAAACCAGATCACCCCTTTCTGCCTGATCTTTTTTTCAGACATGGAATGCCGGCTCTTTCCTGCCCAGGCACCAGACTACCCGGTCCTCTGGATCAGGACCGGACAGGGAGATGACCCTGCCCCCTTTGGAGACATGATTAATTTAATAAGCGAGAAATAA
- a CDS encoding TonB-dependent receptor encodes MPCNPSSIRYKEAPGSVEIITRQDIVDMNAQTLADAVQDAAGLVVTMETGRNMRPSIRGTGTKHTLVLIDGRRMAAGFKFFTGMEQIPVDMIDHIEVLRRPASALYGNDAIGGVVNLITRKTPGKFTLEATGEVGQSTYSEGELGVGQALVGLKAGDVGFLLSGSLRHKDGYDRDGEAPDDGDDIKLTWECFPGP; translated from the coding sequence TTGCCGTGTAATCCATCCTCAATAAGATATAAAGAGGCCCCGGGATCTGTGGAAATTATTACCCGCCAGGATATTGTGGATATGAACGCCCAGACCCTGGCCGATGCCGTCCAGGATGCAGCCGGGCTGGTGGTGACCATGGAGACGGGACGGAACATGCGTCCGTCCATCAGGGGAACCGGCACCAAACATACACTGGTGCTCATTGACGGTCGGCGTATGGCCGCAGGGTTCAAATTTTTTACCGGAATGGAGCAGATCCCCGTGGATATGATCGACCACATTGAAGTGCTCCGGAGGCCGGCATCAGCCTTGTACGGCAATGATGCCATCGGTGGGGTGGTGAACCTGATCACCCGCAAAACCCCTGGGAAATTTACCCTGGAAGCCACAGGGGAAGTGGGGCAGTCCACCTATTCCGAGGGCGAACTTGGTGTGGGGCAAGCCCTGGTGGGTTTAAAGGCCGGGGATGTGGGATTTCTTTTATCAGGCAGCCTCCGGCACAAGGACGGGTATGACCGGGACGGGGAAGCACCGGATGACGGGGACGATATCAAGCTTACCTGGGAGTGTTTTCCTGGCCCTTAA
- a CDS encoding protein adenylyltransferase SelO family protein, giving the protein MSLSKPSAQQSISTFDEFVRLADYSLMDTLNADPDATGDGDDHRTRQVFSGHFVPVTPTPLPEPEYVTHSSTFFNELGLSDELVNDAKFCRVFSGDLSAAHEPMRKIGWATGYALSIYGTEYTHQCPFGTGNGYGDGRAISVFEGVFNGQRWEMQLKGGGTTPYCRGADGRAVLRSSVREFLAQEYMHALGVPTTRSLTLYVSKSERVTRPWYSQDSHSSDPDIIVDNPAAISTRVAPSFLRVGQLELFARRVRGNAHQSALEELRMIVSHLIDREYQNDINQDLVFADQVVELAKLFRRRLTSLVANWQRIGYCQGNYNSDNCATGGFTLDYGPFGFCEIFDPGFQPWTGGGEHFSFFNQPVAAEANYHMFWTAVRPLLAKDTEALEQLDQIRHGFAEL; this is encoded by the coding sequence ATGTCATTGTCTAAACCATCTGCTCAGCAGAGCATATCGACTTTCGATGAGTTTGTGCGATTAGCTGATTATTCTTTAATGGATACCTTAAATGCCGATCCTGATGCCACCGGAGATGGTGATGATCACCGTACCCGTCAGGTTTTTTCCGGTCACTTCGTACCGGTGACTCCCACGCCGCTTCCAGAACCGGAATATGTAACCCATAGCAGCACTTTTTTTAATGAGCTTGGGTTGAGCGACGAGTTGGTAAATGATGCAAAATTTTGCCGGGTATTTTCTGGTGATCTCTCAGCAGCGCACGAGCCTATGCGTAAGATTGGCTGGGCAACCGGCTATGCCCTGTCAATTTACGGCACCGAGTATACCCACCAATGTCCATTTGGTACCGGCAATGGTTATGGCGATGGCCGGGCGATATCTGTCTTTGAAGGGGTATTTAATGGACAGCGTTGGGAAATGCAACTAAAGGGTGGCGGTACAACGCCTTATTGCCGTGGTGCCGACGGGCGCGCAGTTCTTCGTTCAAGTGTGCGTGAGTTTCTCGCGCAAGAGTATATGCACGCCCTGGGGGTTCCCACAACGCGATCTCTAACCCTGTATGTATCTAAATCCGAGCGCGTTACCCGGCCCTGGTACTCCCAAGACTCTCATTCCAGCGATCCTGATATTATAGTGGATAATCCTGCGGCTATTTCAACTCGCGTTGCACCCTCTTTTTTGCGCGTTGGTCAGTTAGAGTTATTTGCCCGCCGGGTTCGCGGTAATGCGCATCAAAGCGCCTTAGAAGAGTTGCGCATGATTGTGTCGCATTTAATTGACCGAGAATACCAAAACGATATTAATCAAGACCTTGTTTTTGCGGATCAAGTGGTTGAGTTGGCTAAGCTTTTTCGCCGCCGGCTTACGTCATTAGTGGCCAATTGGCAGCGTATTGGGTACTGCCAGGGTAATTATAATAGTGACAACTGCGCCACTGGTGGCTTTACCCTCGACTATGGACCATTTGGATTCTGTGAAATCTTCGACCCCGGGTTTCAACCATGGACCGGCGGCGGGGAACACTTTTCCTTCTTCAATCAGCCAGTCGCAGCAGAAGCCAATTACCACATGTTTTGGACTGCAGTGAGACCGCTACTTGCAAAAGATACTGAAGCTTTGGAACAATTGGATCAAATACGTCATGGCTTTGCAGAGCTTTAG
- a CDS encoding AAA family ATPase has translation MKSSQISEALTALFSIGQPAFVWGPPGIGKSQVVQQTAQALNLKLIDIRAILLDPVDLRGLPRINADGLSQWCAPAFLPKQGKGILFLDELNAAPPLVQAACYQLVLDRRLGEYELPAGWSVTAAGNREKDRAVSHRMPSALANRFIHIDFEVDADQWTTWGAKAKIAPQVLAFIKFRPELLHDFDPKTDTKAFPSPRSWEFVSKLMSSPPEPDILKSLVAGAVGPGAGAEFCGFLDLWGQLPSVDKILADPMGINIPKDPAVRYALCEMMGSALTPENADDILSWANRLPAEFSVLLMREAVRKDASVINTQAFAGWAKANAQVLV, from the coding sequence ATGAAATCATCACAAATCTCCGAAGCACTGACCGCTCTCTTTTCCATCGGGCAACCCGCTTTTGTCTGGGGGCCGCCGGGCATTGGAAAAAGCCAGGTAGTCCAACAGACCGCACAGGCCCTCAACCTCAAACTCATTGACATCAGAGCCATTCTCCTTGATCCCGTGGATTTAAGGGGGCTTCCCAGAATTAATGCCGACGGACTTTCACAGTGGTGTGCCCCGGCGTTTCTGCCCAAACAGGGCAAGGGAATACTTTTTCTCGATGAACTCAATGCGGCGCCGCCCCTGGTCCAGGCAGCTTGTTACCAGTTGGTTTTGGATCGCCGCCTGGGAGAATACGAACTGCCGGCAGGCTGGTCCGTTACAGCGGCCGGCAACCGGGAAAAAGACAGAGCAGTCTCCCACCGCATGCCCTCGGCCCTGGCCAACCGGTTTATCCACATTGATTTTGAGGTGGATGCCGACCAGTGGACAACTTGGGGCGCCAAGGCAAAAATAGCTCCGCAGGTTCTGGCCTTTATCAAATTCAGGCCCGAGCTGCTCCACGACTTTGACCCGAAAACCGACACCAAAGCGTTTCCCTCCCCAAGATCCTGGGAATTTGTCTCGAAACTCATGTCGTCCCCACCGGAACCAGACATATTAAAATCCCTGGTTGCCGGAGCCGTAGGGCCGGGCGCCGGAGCGGAATTCTGCGGATTCCTGGACCTTTGGGGCCAACTGCCCTCTGTGGATAAAATCCTGGCCGACCCCATGGGGATCAATATCCCCAAAGACCCGGCCGTGCGCTATGCCCTTTGCGAAATGATGGGATCTGCTCTGACTCCGGAGAATGCAGACGATATCCTTTCCTGGGCCAACCGCCTGCCGGCTGAATTCTCCGTATTGCTCATGCGTGAAGCCGTAAGAAAGGATGCAAGTGTCATTAATACCCAGGCCTTTGCCGGCTGGGCAAAAGCAAATGCCCAGGTGCTGGTGTAA
- a CDS encoding helix-turn-helix domain-containing protein: MNYPAFFKSDYTYLQKVKMEKAWYLLREGDMSVTEVAGEVGDTNISHFAAPSNGSSTSTPGH; encoded by the coding sequence ATGAACTATCCGGCTTTCTTCAAAAGCGATTATACCTATCTTCAGAAAGTAAAAATGGAAAAAGCCTGGTATCTGCTCCGGGAAGGCGACATGTCCGTTACCGAGGTTGCCGGAGAGGTAGGCGATACCAATATCAGCCATTTTGCAGCGCCTTCAAACGGCAGTTCCACATCAACCCCGGGACATTAA